One segment of Anopheles stephensi strain Indian chromosome 3, UCI_ANSTEP_V1.0, whole genome shotgun sequence DNA contains the following:
- the LOC118510883 gene encoding mitogen-activated protein kinase-binding protein 1 isoform X6 has translation MNEVVIRAPSLKRGKSYEGLNNRIKLKKILGLTVCSSAGLDVSSTTGVLAYPAGCTVVLFNSKKLSQNFLLNTTKKAITAVAYSECGRYLATGECGHNPSIKVWELDASGGNGSGTIENGAAGSIVAEFSGHKYAVSCVAFSPTGKYLVSVGSQHDNIVNVFDWKANLKIASNKVTAKVVAVSFSEDGNYFVTVGNRHVKYWYLEGSRKYKEPIPLMGRSAILGELRNNDFCAVACGKGVMAESTYAITRNGHLVEFNARRLLDKWVMCRTNAANCMVASTKYILVGCAEAIVRVFNAATLEYITTLPRTHFLGVDVAQGVHINHMMAVPQSAKYPDTIAIVYDEARSKVTCVYNDHSLYIWDLRDIRRVGKSQSFLYHSACIWGVETVPFSYQQLKQNANGDTLPSDCFMTCSSDDTIRVWDVDSCDTNEVYRKNIYSKELLKVLYIDDELNFIKDTDNPIHSTEKNSSYDGRNGVRCIKISPDSRQLATGDRSGNIRIYNLSNLKLITTIEAHDSEVLCLEYTNEKIERRLLASASRDRLIHIFDCEANYRILQTLDDHSSSITSVRFIGAGKQFQMVSCGADKSIIFRHFQNNVFLRGNNCSGKNTLYDMEVDSNSKHILTACQDRNIRVYSTQNAKHTKTFKGSHSDEGSLIKVSLDLSGIYIATSCTDKTLSVYDYYSNECMARMYGHSELVTGLKFTNDCKYLISASGDGCVFIWQVPHDMIVTMQARLSQQALRSGIQPIPRTLQPTSPFTDAIMNHPQPTPVPNSNAVSEFGSPPNSAFLVDDAPVTPGYRFSDVGQLPQWAKRKPSEDLQSNSPVLGSSPSQGGSNFGGLAPKPRGRWGQKGVGGQLEDPFDLRNIVESSPLGTTFSADQRQPTTPTPPQPVSGHPTHPPATNTPTSGYNSSGSKDVYSNAYLSEDSSIDSGRENRRPDLSSFLHKKITETKALNSLNSESNTEHDGDVEDISDGERTSSDHGMVYYPSAAPSTPTDFKINDVDTNELRKSIRRQKLEKQGLSLAAQFQSAASGTGTGTSDDEDEGSTPSGDNADRSLASTLGGSSESIPQQASSTFLQAVLDGPGSLSDRERSQARKSMSAKHNNDAKITTSISKSFANNKKEELMKVINEAKAKLENVGYRSGLRASQSISDLSHSMNMSGAGPNRTQRIEVDNSLHSRGCPPMAGASGPYGAPATYTNASNFLHSAAPRSKLAQNCMLMNQIQQELPPYPRDVGIYEQPAQRPDKLDLVELPPVPADKLRKHPGILKNYKSCPVSPVHEEQEWSSPSNHDESSHNQQKSHDRTGRHGQMRHSMYYEDAKTILSMIHSDTEKMIREITSKYGDLDDIKPAVKVKDEEGKEKPTPPARPSTETEPKASSSQDTHHEHGFLSEDEPNFSSDSLEDCSLDLDLERQGLPVPARKKHCAKHHPAKKRPLSLPKRSVSDYFIYDQPAQGAPYEVPYRNVSLSDILDDEEAIRQAENRFLETQRHSSASFFLGQQYPTRKSQESILSDEYGSGGVSFCNSMESILSDDSECKSAPLEVLFGRIRRDQLSQVGHGHGGRNASNFEYKLEGLGCATSKSYGSSPNAGSGFDYYMQGNYFHATATDSSYFGMVHDSLEYGGGQERRTGTQVRQGAPGMPTSISYPRFLPSLASAGAAPLSSGREELLFNETFEEGEDFIPTLTSKAAQYGGATVKSLSKDFANQRKQMNSNPLYNCNDGTGGNGDLFIRKTVNATNQSHHQITRSDIFGTESSVYVMKKSCSFEIEMGGRRIARNSKKFEQNLQRFEQERKQSNDRFHHQQLGGTLEMDYVPHKPPVAHRRSASMKGRGRVRSKEKFNTIIGQMSNAPGQCDEPAMIGGKLRDFVNRDFVMPPKSADLMSVSVGGVRRCDFGEEKSFEVYVAEKGVSEDDNMDSLELLSKAKSAACVRKENSTDSLEVVAPPVEGLTEIGVEAFECMEATEDGVANQEADEALIAEEALEVPKKSLTQGATSELEKLIDRGLLTSGEYNRFLDIEKKIDIINKLVELEERKLEQERTAKEYRMRPFDCDPRQKGYVKSLTENFDRLAKDAQEELENEKSWHQAKARMKRNFSLPDVLDFGADCCCRHGKCCEQEDGEEGEDCGCCGADGCDAYKQKDEEELSEKDENSMAAAVAAVAAAVAAIGMSSSDEGGNPRSLISAQDSESSIRRACSLSDLSMGKGYKSPNQSTTGSGQYKPSVSNRNTSTPTRNTPKRSTSSVGKGGASLSTGMGVRSVSVGMLNQASDSEAEPPNTRGGLLKPTISSQNKINGTGNGTGNGSGGKYINPRSAAGIINRRKGLQNAYSSVNISTAGQDESSSEESPTSTVSTVPTKPAVPPRPRSIAFEHKRIANVNTSLINAKKTVTVGGTTTIPSESTNGGSGGNNNAGTNHAGIMPLKDGDLDNADLTNQLCTNIINQLVQTTSTVIQLHQRLKSSDEASINGRSNNSLMLKELENAVIMTQNMLTKITNR, from the exons ATGTACGGTGGTGTTGTTCAACTCCAAAAAGCTCTCCCAGAACTTCCTGCTCAACACAACGAAGAAGGCCATCACGGCCGTCGCATACTCCGAGTGTGGTCGATATCTGGCaacgggcgaatgcggacACAATCCCTCGATCAAGGTGTGGGAGCTGGACGCATCCGGTGGCAACGGGAGCGGTACGATCGAGAATGGTGCCGCCGGTAGCATCGTGGCCGAATTCTCCGGCCACAAGTACGCCGTCAGCTGTGTGGCCTTCTCGCCCACGGGCAAGTACCTGGTGTCGGTGGGTTCCCAGCACGACAACATCGTGAACGTGTTCGATTGGAAGGCGAACCTGAAGATTGCGTCGAACAAGGTGACGGCCAAGGTGGTGGCGGTTAGCTTCAGCGAGGACGGTAATTACTTCGTAACGGTAGGCAACCGGCACGTGAAGTACTGGTATCTGGAGGGTAGCCGCAAGTATAAGGAACCGATCCCGCTGATGGGACGCAGTGCCATCCTGGGAGAGCTTCGGAACAATGACTTCTGTGCGGTGGCCTGCGGCAAGGGCGTGATGGCCGAGAGTACGTACGCAATCACGAGGAACGGTCATCTGGTGGAGTTTAATGCGCGTCGCCTGCTGGACAAGTGGGTGATGTGCCGGACCAATGCGGCCAACTGTATGGTTGCCAGTACAAAGTACATTCTCGTCGGTTGTGCCGAAGCCATCGTGAG GGTATTTAATGCCGCAACGCTAGAATACATTACCACCCTGCCGAGGACACACTTCTTGGGGGTGGATGTGGCGCAGGGCGTGCACATCAACCACATGATGGCGGTACCGCAGAGCGCCAAGTATCCGGACACCATCGCCATCGTATACGACGAAGCCCGGTCGAAGGTGACGTGCGTGTACAACGACCACAGCCTGTACATCTGGGACCTGCGGGACATTCGGCGGGTGGGCAAGAGCCAATCGTTCCTGTACCATTCCGCCTGCATCTGGGGCGTCGAAACAGTGCCATTCAGCTACCAGCAGCTGAAGCAGAACGCCAACGGCGATACGCTGCCGTCGGACTGCTTCATGACCTGCTCGTCGGACGACACGATCCGCGTGTGGGACGTGGACAGCTGCGACACGAACGAGGTGTATCGGAAGAACATCTACAGCAAGGAGCTGCTTAAGGTGCTGTACATCGACGACGAGCTGAACTTCATCAAGGACACGGACAATCCGATCCACAGCACGGAGAAAAACTCGAGCTACGATGGCCGGAACGGGGTACGCTGTATCAAGATCAGTCCCGACAGCCGACAGCTAGCGACGGGCGACCGAAGTGGCAACATTCGAATCTACAATCTCAGTAATCTTAAGCTCATCACAACGATCGAGGCGCACGATTCGGAGGTCCTGTGTCTGGAGTACACGAACGAGAAAATCGAGCGCCGGTTGCTGGCCAGCGCGAGCCGCGACCGGTTGATACACATCTTTGATTGTGAAGCGAACTATCGGATTCTGCAGACGCTGGACGATCATTCGAGCAGTATCACGTCGGTGCGGTTTATCGGGGCCGGCAAGCAGTTCCAGATGGTGTCCTGCGGTGCGGATAAATCCATCATCTTCCGCCACTTCCAGAACAATGTGTTTCTGCGGGGCAATAACTGTTCCGGCAAGAACACGCTGTACGATATGGAGGTGGACAGTAACAGTAAGCACATACTGACGGCGTGTCAGGACAGGAACATTCGCGTTTACAGTACGCAGAATGCAAAACACACCAAGACGTTCAAGGGTTCGCACTCGGACGAGGGCAGCTTGATTAAAGTTAGTCTGGATCTGAGTGGAATCTACATTGCGACGTCTTGCACGGACAAAACGCTCAGCGTGTATGACTACTATTCGAACGAATGTATGGCACGGATGTACGGCCACAGTGAGCTCGTTACCGGGCTGAAGTTTACGAACGATTGTAAATACCTCATATCGGCCAGCGGTGATGGGTGTGTGTTTATCTGGCAGGTACCTCACGATATGATTGTTACGATGCAGGCGCGGCTATCACAGCAAGCGCTACGGTCGGGTATACAACCGATTCCACGGACGCTTCAACCAACCAGCCCGTTCACTGACGCCATCATGAACCATCCGCAACCGACGCCGGTGCCGAATAGTAACGCAGTCTCAGAGTTTGGATCGCCACCGAACAGCGCTTTTCTGGTCGATGATGCTCCAGTCACGCCCGGGTATCGGTTTTCCGATGTTGGTCAGCTGCCCCAGTGGGCTAAGAGGAAACCGTCGGAAGATTTACAGTCCAATTCACCCGTGCTTGGGAGCAGTCCCAGCCAGGGTGGTAGTAATTTCGGTGGCTTAGCACCGAAGCCTCGAGGGCGCTGGGGTCAGAAGGGTGTCGGTGGACAGCTGGAAGATCCGTTCGATTTGCGGAATATCGTCGAGAGTAGCCCGCTCGGTACAACGTTTAGTGCGGATCAGCGACAGCCCACCACACCAACACCGCCACAGCCTGTCTCTGGTCATCCGACGCATCCACCTGCAACTAACACACCAACGTCGGGGTACAATAGCAGTGGCTCGAAGGATGTGTACAGCAATGCCTACCTCAGTGAGGACAGCTCGATCGACAGTGGGCGAGAAAATCGCCGACCAGATCTGAGCTCCTTCCTGCACAAGAAGATCACCGAAACGAAGGCTCTGAACAGCTTGAACTCGGAATCGAACACGGAGCACGATGGGGACGTGGAGGACATATCGGATGGTGAGCGAACGAGCTCGGACCATGGCATGGTGTACTACCCATCCGCAGCGCCTTCCACTCCAAC GGATTTCAAGATCAACGATGTCGACACAAACGAGCTGCGCAAATCGATCCGGCGGCAGAAGCTAGAAAAGCAAGGCCTTAGCCTAGCGGCCCAATTTCAGAGTGCCGCGTCAGGAACCGGTACGGGAACGTCagacgacgaggacgaaggATCCACCCCAAGCGGTGATAATGCGGATCGATCGCTGGCGTCGACACTTGGTGGCAGTTCGGAAAGTATTCCTCAGCAGGCATCTTCCACCTTTCTGCAGGCTGTCCTTGACGGCCCGGGTAGCTTATCCGACCGGGAACGAT CACAAGCGAGGAAGAGCATGAGCGCAAAGCACAACAACGATGCAAAGATAACGACCAGCATATCGAAATCGtttgccaacaacaagaaggaAGAGCTGATGAAGGTGATCAACGAGGCAAAGGCAAAGCTGGAGAAT GTCGGCTACCGATCCGGTTTACGCGCTAGTCAAAGCATATCCGATCTGAGTCACTCGATGAACATGTCCGGGGCAGGTCCAAACCGTACGCAACGGATAG AAGTAGATAATAGTTTGCATTCCAGAGGGTGTCCTCCAATGGCTGGTGCGTCCGGACCGTACGGAGCACCCGCCACCTACACGAACGCTTCCAACTTTCTGCACAGTGCGGCACCACGATCGAAGCTTGCCCAAAACTGTATGCTTATGAACCAGATACAGCAAGAACTTCCGCCATATCCGCGTGACGTTGGGATCTACGAGCAACCGGCTCAGAGACCCGACAAACTGGACCTCGTCGAGCTTCCCCCAGTGCCTGCCGATAAGTTACGGAAGCATCCTGGCATATTGAAGAACTATAAATCTTGCCCGGTGTCACCGGTGCACGAAGAGCAGGAATGGTCTAGCCCATCGAACCACGACGAATCGTCGCACAATCAGCAAAAGTCACACGATCGCACGGGAAGGCACGGCCAGATGCGACACTCGATGTACTACGAAGATGCCAAAACGATACTGAGCATGATACATTCGGACACCGAGAAGATGATACGCGAAATCACGAGCAAGTACGGCGATTTGGATGACATCAAACCGGCTGTGAAGGTGAAGGACGAAGAGGGCAAAGAAAAGCCAACACCGCCTGCCCGACCTTCCACAGAAACTGAACCGAAAGCTTCCTCTTCGCAAGACACGCATCACGAGCATGGGTTCCTGTCGGAAGATGAGCCCAACTTTAGCTCCGATTCGCTGGAAGACTGCAGTCTCGATCTGGACCTGGAACGACAGGGTTTACCGGTGCCGGCGAGAAAGAAACACTGTGCCAAACATCATCCGGCCAAGAAGCGGCCACTCTCACTGCCAAAACGATCCGTGTCCGATTACTTTATCTACGATCAACCAGCGCAAGGTGCACCGTACGAGGTTCCCTACCGAAACGTGTCACTTTCGGACATTCTGGACGATGAGGAAGCGATCCGGCAGGCGGAGAATCGATTCCTCGAAACACAGCGCCATTCGAGTGCGAGCTTCTTCCTGGGGCAACAGTACCCGACACGGAAGAGCCAGGAAAGCATCCTTTCGGACGAGTATGGAAGTGGTGGAGTTAGTTTTTGTAACAGCATGGAAAGCATTCTGTCGGATGATTCCGAGTGTAAGAGTGCACCGTTGGAGGTGCTGTTTGGGCGCATTCGGCGTGATCAGCTCAGTCAGGTTGGGCATGGACACGGTGGGCGAAATGCTTCCAATTTCGAGTATAAGCTCGAAGGGCTTGGTTGTGCTACTTCCAAATCTTACGGCTCGAGTCCTAATGCGGGCAGTGGGTTCGATTACTATATGCAGGGAAATTATTTCCATGCGACGGCTACCGATTCCAGCTACTTCGGTATGGTGCACGATAGTTTGGAGTACGGTGGTGGACAGGAGCGTCGAACGGGAACACAAGTTCGCCAAGGAGCACCGGGCATGCCAACTTCAATCAGCTATCCAAGGTTTCTACCGAGCTTGGCATCTGCTGGAGCAGCTCCACTATCATCAGGGCGGGAGGAACTGCTTTTCAACGAAACGTTCGAAGAGGGAGAAGACTTCATACCGACCCTTACATCGAAGGCTGCTCAGTATGGCGGCGCTACCGTGAAGAGCCTCAGCAAAGACTTTGCCAACCAGCGGAAGCAGATGAACTCGAATCCGCTCTACAACTGCAACGATGGAACCGGCGGCAATGGGGATCTCTTTATACGAAAAACGGTCAACGCTACGAATCAATCACATCATCAGATCACGCGATCGGACATCTTCGGCACGGAGTCTTCCGTGTACGTGATGAAAAAATCGTGCAGCTTCGAAATCGAAATGGGAGGCAGGCGAATAGCTCGAAACTCGAAAAAATTCGAGCAAAATCTGCAGCGATTCGAGCAAGAGCGAAAGCAGTCGAACGATCGCTTCCATCATCAGCAGCTCGGAGGAACGTTGGAGATGGATTACGTACCGCACAAACCACCGGTAGCGCATCGGCGATCGGCCAGCATGAAGGGCCGTGGTCGGGTACGATCGAAGGAAAAGTTTAACACAATCATTGGCCAGATGTCAAACGCCCCCGGGCAGTGTGATGAACCTGCGATGATCGGCGGTAAGCTGAGGGATTTTGTGAACAGAGATTTTGTGATGCCCCCGAAGTCGGCGGACCTGATGTCCGTGTCGGTGGGCGGAGTGCGCCGCTGTGATTTTGGTGAGGAAAAGTCTTTCGAAGTGTATGTCGCCGAGAAGGGAGTCAGTGAGGATGATAATATGGATAGTTTGGAGTTGCTGTCGAAGGCTAAGAGTGCGGCTTGCGTACGGAAGGAGAACTCTACCGATTCGCTGGAGGTTGTCGCACCACCTGTTGAAGGTTTGACGGAGATCGGAGTGGAAGCGTTCGAGTGTATGGAAGCAACTGAAGACGGTGTAGCTAACCAAGAAGCGGATGAGGCACTCATCGCTGAAGAAGCGCTAGAAGTACCGAAGAAAAGTCTCACCCAGGGTGCAACGAGTGAGCTGGAAAAGCTGATCGATCGAGGACTCCTCACCAGTGGCGAGTACAACCGGTTTCTCGACATCGAGAAAAAGATCGACATCATCAACAAGCTTGTGGAGCTGGAGGAGCGCAAGCTCGAACAGGAACGCACTGCGAAAGAGTACCGGATGCGCCCGTTCGACTGCGATCCTCGGCAGAAGGGGTACGTGAAGAGCTTGACGGAAAACTTTGACCGGTTGGCGAAGGATGCGCAGGAAGAGTTGGAAAACGAGAAAAGCTGGCATCAGGCAAAAGCTCGCATGAAGCGCAACTTTAGCCTGCCGGATGTGCTCGACTTTGGGGCGGATTGTTGCTGCCGGCATGGCAAGTGCTGCGAGCAGGAAGATGGTGAGGAGGGTGAAGATTGTGGATGCTGCGGGGCGGATGGATGCGATGCGTACAAGCAGAAGGACGAGGAGGAACTGTCGGAGAAGGATGAAAACTCGATGGCGGCTGCCGTTGCGGCTGTGGCGGCGGCTGTCGCTGCCATTGGGATGTCGAGCAGCGATGAAG GCGGTAATCCCCGAAGCTTAATCTCTGCGCAAGATAGTGAATCTTCGATTAGACGTGCTTGTTCGCTTAGTGATTTGAGTATGGGAAAAG GCTACAAATCTCCCAATCAATCGACAACTGGCAGTGGGCAGTACAAACCATCGGTAAGCAACAGAAACACCAGCACGCCGACACGCAACACGCCCAAGCGCAGTACGTCGTCGGTCGGCAAGGGCGGTGCTTCGCTGTCCACGGGCATGGGCGTCCGTAGTGTTTCGGTTGGGATGCTAAACCAAGCG AGTGACTCCGAGGCGGAACCACCAAACACACGCGGAGGACTGCTAAAACCGACGATTTCTTCCCAGAACAAAATCAACGGTACGGGTAATGGGACCGGTAATGGCAGCGGTGGCAAATACATTAACCCTCGCAGTGCTGCCGGCATCATTAACCGACGGAAAGGCCTGCAAAACGCTTACAGTAGTG TAAACATCTCAACGGCCGGGCAGGATGAATCGAGCTCGGAAGAATCGCCCACCAGCACGGTAAGCACGGTACCGACGAAACCGGCCGTCCCACCGCGCCCGCGAAGCATCGCCTTCGAACACAAGCGGATAGCGAACGTGAACACTAGTCTTATCAACGCGAAGAAAACGGTTACCGTCGGCGGCACTACGACCATTCCGTCCGAGTCGACCAATGGGGGCAGCGGTGGCAATAACAATGCCGGCACCAATCATGCTGGCATCATGCCCCTGAAGGACGGTGATCTGGACAATGCGGACC TTACCAATCAGCTTTGTACGAACATTATCAACCAGCTCGTACAGACGACCTCCACCGTGATTCAGCTGCACCAGCGGCTAAAGTCGAGCGACGAGGCAAGCATTAACGGGCGCAGCAACAACTCGCTGATGCTGAAGGAGCTCGAAAATGCCGTCATCATGACGCAAAACATGCTCACCAAAATCACCAATCGGTAG